The proteins below come from a single Ruegeria sp. SCSIO 43209 genomic window:
- a CDS encoding NUDIX hydrolase, whose amino-acid sequence MSKTEFTDQIGALPVRWDKSDKLRVLMVTSRDRGRWVIPKGWMMDGKKPWHAAEIEALEEAGAVGFISKKSIGCFHYDKRYEGKSSVPCRVTLYPLIVERLKRRWKERDERKRHWFSPAKAAKLVEEKELARLLKSLSDNQETLAVIEKLRKAA is encoded by the coding sequence ATGAGCAAGACCGAATTCACAGATCAGATCGGTGCGCTTCCAGTGCGATGGGACAAGTCCGACAAGCTGCGGGTTCTCATGGTCACTTCGCGTGACCGGGGGCGGTGGGTCATCCCCAAAGGTTGGATGATGGATGGTAAGAAGCCTTGGCATGCCGCTGAAATCGAAGCTTTGGAAGAGGCCGGAGCTGTTGGCTTTATCTCCAAGAAATCGATCGGGTGCTTTCACTATGACAAGCGATACGAGGGTAAAAGCAGCGTGCCTTGCCGCGTAACGCTTTATCCGTTGATTGTGGAACGGCTCAAACGCCGTTGGAAGGAACGCGACGAACGCAAGCGCCACTGGTTCTCACCTGCCAAGGCCGCAAAGCTTGTCGAAGAGAAAGAACTGGCGCGTTTGTTAAAGAGCCTGTCAGATAATCAAGAGACGTTGGCTGTTATCGAAAAATTGCGAAAGGCCGCATGA
- a CDS encoding DeoR/GlpR family DNA-binding transcription regulator, producing MPKAETRDKKTNKGQSRFKKSDRRREILLELKLRPHVRISELAQRFNVSAETVRRDFDALADDGLISRAHGGASAPIQGRYPSLDERTHARLDEREKIGKCAADLIQEGETVMIDSGSTTIEMARMLAYRGIHCTAITNSIPVAMTLGHAPVEVILCPGEYLTAESATIGTDTLDFLSRFNVDRCMIGASGLSEEGPSETVRGFATVKRMMLARAATRHLLIGSEKFDRKGLTRVGDLDGLNSIVTDTKPTGDLLGAINDAGVKILVAEQSLQRTTNRGQKSHA from the coding sequence ATGCCCAAAGCGGAAACGCGCGATAAGAAAACCAACAAGGGCCAGAGTCGGTTCAAGAAATCCGACCGCCGCCGTGAGATATTGTTGGAGTTGAAGCTTCGCCCACACGTCCGGATCAGCGAATTGGCGCAGCGTTTCAATGTTTCGGCGGAAACGGTGCGCAGGGATTTTGATGCCCTAGCTGATGATGGGCTGATCTCGCGGGCGCATGGCGGTGCCTCTGCCCCGATACAAGGACGTTATCCAAGTCTGGATGAGCGCACCCACGCCCGCCTTGATGAGCGTGAAAAGATCGGCAAATGCGCAGCTGACCTGATTCAGGAAGGCGAGACGGTGATGATCGATTCCGGCTCAACCACCATCGAGATGGCCCGTATGTTGGCGTATCGGGGCATTCACTGCACGGCAATTACGAATTCGATACCGGTGGCCATGACCCTTGGTCACGCACCCGTTGAAGTCATTCTATGCCCAGGCGAATATCTGACCGCCGAGTCCGCCACGATCGGGACAGATACACTGGATTTTCTGTCTCGTTTCAACGTCGATCGCTGCATGATTGGCGCGTCCGGCCTGTCAGAAGAAGGGCCGTCAGAGACCGTGCGCGGTTTCGCAACCGTCAAACGGATGATGCTGGCACGCGCCGCGACGCGACATCTTCTGATTGGGTCCGAGAAATTCGACCGCAAAGGTTTGACCCGTGTGGGCGACCTTGACGGGCTGAATTCAATCGTAACTGATACCAAACCAACAGGGGATTTGCTTGGTGCGATCAACGACGCCGGGGTGAAGATTCTTGTCGCTGAGCAGTCCTTACAAAGAACGACAAACCGTGGACAGAAAAGCCACGCATGA
- the phnD gene encoding phosphate/phosphite/phosphonate ABC transporter substrate-binding protein — MKFDIKLLIGASAIALLSLSGTASAQDCPRGDLDARFCDADGDLIADIPADPADQIDPDTLIFAYTPVEDPAVYKTAWSDFLDHLKAETGKDVVFFPVQNNAAQIEAMRSGRLHIAGFNTGSNPLAVNCAGFRPFTIMASKDGNFGYEMEIITYPGSGIEKVEDIKGKQLAFTSPTSNSGFKAPSAILKSDFDLLPERDFEPVYSGKHDNSILGVANKDYLAASIANSVKSRMISRDVINEDDVITIYKSQTFPTTGFGTVYNLTPELQEKIRNAFFSFDWEGTTLEAEFSKSNEGQFLEMTYQEFWDVIRKIDAANGVSYACQ, encoded by the coding sequence ATGAAATTTGATATCAAACTACTGATCGGAGCTTCCGCAATCGCGCTCTTGTCTCTGTCGGGCACGGCTTCGGCGCAAGACTGCCCGCGCGGTGATCTGGATGCGCGGTTCTGCGATGCCGATGGCGATCTGATCGCGGATATCCCCGCTGATCCTGCCGATCAGATTGATCCTGATACCCTGATCTTTGCCTACACCCCGGTTGAAGACCCTGCCGTATACAAAACTGCTTGGTCAGACTTTCTTGATCATCTGAAAGCGGAAACTGGCAAAGACGTTGTTTTCTTTCCAGTTCAGAACAACGCGGCCCAGATTGAGGCCATGCGTTCGGGGCGTCTGCATATCGCGGGCTTCAATACCGGTTCAAACCCGTTGGCCGTGAACTGCGCCGGATTCAGGCCCTTCACGATCATGGCGTCGAAAGACGGAAACTTCGGATACGAGATGGAGATCATCACCTATCCCGGTTCAGGCATCGAAAAGGTTGAGGATATCAAGGGCAAGCAATTGGCCTTTACTTCTCCTACTTCGAACTCGGGCTTCAAAGCGCCCTCGGCGATCCTGAAAAGCGATTTTGATCTGCTGCCCGAACGCGATTTTGAGCCGGTTTATTCGGGCAAACACGACAACTCGATCCTGGGTGTCGCAAACAAGGACTATTTGGCTGCCTCGATCGCTAATTCGGTCAAATCGCGGATGATCTCGCGCGATGTGATCAACGAAGACGACGTCATCACGATCTACAAGTCGCAGACCTTCCCGACGACAGGCTTTGGAACCGTGTACAACCTGACGCCGGAACTGCAGGAGAAAATCCGCAATGCCTTCTTCAGCTTCGACTGGGAGGGAACGACGCTTGAGGCTGAGTTCTCGAAATCGAATGAAGGTCAGTTCCTTGAGATGACCTATCAGGAGTTCTGGGACGTCATCCGCAAGATCGACGCGGCCAACGGCGTTTCCTACGCCTGCCAGTAA
- a CDS encoding HAD-IIA family hydrolase, producing MGVCQSTRGNYLSRFTTQEAFDAYEAVRHRLPAAEPAVQSYQHANTLMDIAEGFDVFLLDAFGVLNIGETAIPGTAARIDQLKAMGKRVLVVSNAAGHPHAALVEKYARLGYDFAPEDIITSRATLLAELGGQRALHWGLMATPSTGLRDLEDLNLTYLDDDPEPYDSVEGFLMIGSAVWSEARQAHLEAALLKRPRPVLVGNPDIVAPREHGFSNEPGLFAHRLADRTGVVPEFFGKPFENIFDLAFKRLGRVDKTRVLMVGDSLHTDILGAHAAGIASALISGYGFFAGHDVDDAITQAQIMPDFVVNRP from the coding sequence ATGGGTGTCTGCCAAAGTACGAGGGGCAATTATTTGAGCCGCTTCACGACCCAAGAGGCTTTCGACGCCTACGAGGCCGTTCGGCATCGACTTCCGGCTGCTGAACCAGCTGTTCAATCCTATCAGCATGCGAACACTTTGATGGATATTGCTGAAGGCTTCGATGTATTCCTTCTGGATGCGTTCGGTGTCCTCAATATCGGCGAGACTGCGATTCCCGGTACAGCCGCACGGATTGATCAGCTCAAAGCCATGGGTAAACGTGTTCTGGTCGTCTCGAATGCAGCTGGTCACCCTCATGCGGCGCTCGTCGAGAAATACGCCCGGCTGGGATATGATTTTGCGCCAGAGGATATCATCACAAGCCGCGCAACACTGCTGGCTGAGCTAGGCGGTCAACGCGCGCTGCATTGGGGTTTGATGGCAACACCCAGCACCGGTCTTCGCGATCTGGAAGATTTGAACCTGACTTATCTCGATGACGATCCCGAGCCCTATGACTCGGTTGAGGGGTTTCTGATGATCGGCTCAGCCGTCTGGTCCGAGGCACGTCAGGCCCATCTGGAAGCAGCCCTGCTAAAACGCCCGCGTCCTGTATTGGTTGGAAATCCAGACATAGTCGCACCACGCGAGCACGGATTTTCAAACGAACCCGGTCTGTTCGCGCATCGTCTTGCCGATCGAACCGGCGTTGTACCCGAATTCTTCGGCAAACCATTTGAGAATATTTTTGACTTGGCTTTCAAGCGACTTGGCCGGGTCGATAAAACTCGCGTGCTTATGGTTGGTGACAGCTTGCATACCGACATATTGGGGGCCCATGCTGCCGGAATCGCCTCGGCCCTGATTTCGGGGTACGGTTTTTTCGCAGGGCATGACGTCGATGACGCAATCACACAGGCGCAAATCATGCCGGATTTCGTTGTGAACCGACCATAA
- a CDS encoding WD40 repeat domain-containing serine/threonine protein kinase, protein MTFPAFIGRYAVDREIASGGFAAVVLARDDELEVPVTLKILHANLATNDKVITHFLEEARLLRRIRSPRVVSVHDVGRLEDGRPYFVMDYADRGTLADRLKRLSPAALAKREGVEILIDAMADGLSAVHDANVVHRDVKPANVLLQRVKRSKDDNSTTVSDALVGLDERVFLADLGIAKDLAIGVTGATMMAGTPLYQAPEQAEHGQPVTPMTDIYSASALMWHVLTGKAPPPFHRVTEYLSSLPEMWRDCIEHGMAMDPQARFLDMVSWRSAMNAALDRDRREAASEAVTQISESRVECPYKGLAAFQPEDSDYFFGREDLVEELVTRLQQSRILVLGGSSGSGKSSVLRAGLLPAIAANAISGSENWRVCVFTPGRDPMTDLYFQLIGDNSHLTAQVSLNDFIAYPSAARRLATANEGELLICIDQFEELFTLVKQERRSKFIEALSAMTDPADSRVRIVLTIRADFYASCAEIPWLADRISENQFLVGPMTRPELRRAISEPAHAAGLHMDRSLIDAIVDEAGREAGSLPLVAHSLYETWSRRKGAVMSLDGYRQSGGVTGAISQTAETLFTDVFDKVQQEATRRLFLRLVTPGEGTPDTRRLLPIDEIERDSDPDTTRRVVEALTDARLLTLDDKNVQIAHEALLRTWPRLNSWIEESRDDLRMRQRIQHDAAEWDVENREPDLLYRGTRLLSAEEWSVKNQNILGALEREFLGAARDARDQAQAASKMRRRRRRRINQVAVAALALLAIGATVSSFLAIRASNLAESNRQMAVAATAEANERFARALGAAANGLSDTDPLLALSLSAEAIVRAETAGSTSEARAAMLMARQNLGEGGLVPLGSPFTVGDAQTMAIDASGTRVAVGLRDGRIVVHRAESGGAVIAELVGHSGGIRDVAFSPDGELLVSAATDGDVRLWNVGSARYGPITTLFSGNDVAFGVAFDSTGMRIASATGDGTVRLWNVSNGMQIGEPLAKMPLGFKKVAFSPVSEGLVAGNVDGGIFGWVDAKATPAFPPIPGGPLGPDPDHLSFSRDGRTFAVSHTNGKVTTIGFPDGSPIVDRFSDSTDIVAAAFTAPDNLLVGAGADGTLRLENSNMESVGDVVQAHSQRVVDLEVAQNAPLLATLGRDQQVRLWRIGIDPGGKDTLVLQNGAKALGIAYTPDAKSIAIGDSEGNIWVWKMGASMKPMQLKGHESQVWAISFSLDGKTMVTGDREGGLKIWDMAAMRLKNQLDLGQAPVWSIMPGSGPEVFVATGDGVLQIDISEADLVKSFAPADIQANRVAVSEDGGMLAAASVDGKVYIWSIGDGQLIRVIEADDNTLWSVAFSRDGTQAATASSDEVVKVWDVETGEELAAYGGHKGGATDVAFLADEATLVAIDRSGELHWWDTATHRRLMPVEKIHAGPTWRIALAPDGHSFATTSEAGDVRVWDRLSLEIACALGSPTFDEGRRVQYLGSDEPTTTCDAFAN, encoded by the coding sequence ATGACTTTTCCCGCGTTCATCGGCCGCTACGCTGTTGACCGTGAAATCGCGAGCGGTGGGTTCGCGGCGGTTGTCCTTGCGCGGGATGACGAGTTGGAGGTTCCGGTAACCCTCAAGATTCTGCACGCCAACCTTGCGACCAATGACAAAGTCATCACCCATTTTCTCGAAGAAGCCCGTCTGTTGCGGCGCATTCGATCTCCGCGCGTTGTCTCCGTGCATGACGTGGGGCGTTTGGAGGACGGGCGGCCCTATTTTGTCATGGACTACGCGGATCGCGGCACATTGGCCGACCGACTAAAGCGTCTAAGCCCCGCTGCTTTGGCCAAACGCGAAGGCGTGGAAATACTGATTGATGCAATGGCAGATGGCTTGTCTGCGGTTCACGACGCGAATGTCGTGCATCGGGACGTCAAACCCGCAAATGTCCTTCTGCAACGAGTGAAGCGGTCCAAAGACGATAACAGCACGACGGTTTCTGATGCTTTGGTCGGCCTAGACGAGAGGGTTTTTCTGGCGGATCTCGGTATTGCGAAGGATTTAGCGATCGGTGTGACCGGCGCGACCATGATGGCTGGGACACCGCTCTATCAAGCGCCAGAACAAGCTGAGCACGGGCAACCCGTGACGCCGATGACCGACATCTATTCGGCCAGCGCGCTGATGTGGCATGTCCTGACGGGAAAGGCGCCGCCGCCATTCCATCGCGTTACCGAGTATCTTTCCAGCCTGCCAGAAATGTGGCGTGATTGTATTGAGCACGGGATGGCAATGGACCCGCAGGCGCGTTTTTTGGATATGGTGTCCTGGCGCAGTGCAATGAATGCTGCGTTGGATCGTGACCGGCGAGAGGCCGCATCCGAAGCGGTGACGCAGATATCGGAAAGTAGGGTGGAATGCCCCTACAAAGGGCTCGCCGCGTTCCAGCCAGAGGATTCCGACTATTTTTTTGGACGCGAGGATCTTGTTGAGGAACTTGTGACCCGGCTTCAACAGAGCCGGATATTGGTTCTGGGTGGCTCATCCGGCAGTGGTAAATCATCCGTTCTGCGAGCAGGGCTGCTGCCAGCGATCGCTGCCAACGCGATATCCGGTAGCGAAAACTGGCGCGTTTGTGTTTTTACCCCCGGGCGCGATCCAATGACCGATTTGTACTTTCAACTCATCGGCGACAATTCTCACCTTACGGCTCAGGTCTCGCTCAACGACTTCATCGCCTATCCGAGTGCGGCGCGCCGTTTGGCCACCGCGAATGAAGGAGAGTTGTTGATCTGCATTGATCAGTTCGAAGAATTGTTCACGCTGGTCAAACAGGAACGCAGAAGCAAGTTCATCGAAGCTTTGTCAGCTATGACAGACCCCGCAGATAGCCGTGTTCGTATCGTGCTGACAATCCGTGCGGACTTTTATGCATCCTGTGCAGAGATACCGTGGCTTGCGGATCGAATCTCGGAAAACCAGTTTTTGGTCGGGCCGATGACACGGCCCGAGCTGCGCCGCGCAATCAGCGAACCGGCACATGCAGCTGGTTTGCACATGGACAGGTCCCTTATTGATGCGATCGTTGATGAGGCCGGGCGCGAAGCGGGTTCGCTCCCGCTGGTGGCGCATTCTCTGTATGAAACATGGAGCCGACGTAAAGGTGCGGTCATGTCTCTGGACGGCTACCGTCAGTCCGGTGGTGTCACAGGGGCAATCAGCCAGACAGCAGAGACACTTTTTACAGACGTTTTTGACAAAGTTCAGCAAGAAGCAACCCGGCGGCTATTCTTGCGTCTGGTTACGCCCGGCGAGGGGACACCGGACACACGGCGGTTGTTGCCGATCGATGAGATCGAGCGCGACTCGGACCCGGACACAACGCGGCGGGTCGTTGAAGCTTTGACAGATGCGCGGTTGCTGACGCTGGATGACAAAAATGTTCAGATTGCGCATGAGGCGCTGCTGCGTACATGGCCGCGACTTAATTCATGGATCGAAGAAAGCCGCGATGATCTGCGCATGCGTCAGCGTATTCAGCATGACGCTGCAGAGTGGGATGTTGAAAATCGCGAGCCCGATTTACTTTATCGCGGCACAAGGTTGTTGTCGGCTGAAGAATGGTCGGTGAAGAACCAGAATATCCTCGGTGCGTTAGAGCGGGAATTTCTGGGCGCTGCACGAGATGCGCGTGACCAAGCGCAGGCTGCATCCAAAATGCGCCGGCGTCGGCGTCGACGTATCAATCAAGTTGCCGTTGCTGCCCTTGCCTTGCTGGCCATTGGCGCAACGGTTTCGTCTTTCTTGGCTATCCGCGCGTCCAACCTTGCCGAAAGCAACAGACAGATGGCCGTTGCCGCAACAGCTGAAGCCAATGAAAGGTTCGCAAGGGCGCTAGGCGCTGCGGCGAACGGGTTATCGGATACAGATCCCTTGCTAGCCCTGTCACTCAGCGCCGAAGCGATTGTCCGAGCCGAAACTGCTGGTTCGACATCAGAAGCGAGGGCGGCGATGCTGATGGCTCGGCAAAATCTGGGTGAGGGTGGGCTTGTCCCACTGGGCAGCCCGTTTACGGTTGGTGACGCGCAGACGATGGCTATTGATGCATCCGGTACGCGTGTTGCGGTTGGATTGCGTGATGGGCGCATCGTGGTTCATAGGGCTGAATCCGGCGGAGCGGTTATTGCTGAACTGGTGGGGCATTCCGGCGGGATAAGGGATGTTGCATTCTCTCCCGATGGAGAGTTGCTGGTTTCAGCGGCAACGGATGGGGATGTCCGCCTTTGGAATGTTGGTTCGGCCAGATACGGCCCGATCACGACACTGTTCTCTGGCAATGACGTCGCATTTGGCGTGGCCTTTGATTCCACCGGCATGCGTATCGCGTCGGCGACCGGTGACGGGACCGTTCGCCTCTGGAACGTTTCCAATGGAATGCAAATTGGGGAGCCATTGGCGAAAATGCCGCTGGGCTTCAAAAAGGTCGCGTTTTCGCCCGTTTCAGAAGGACTTGTAGCCGGAAATGTCGATGGTGGCATATTCGGCTGGGTCGACGCAAAGGCTACGCCTGCATTTCCGCCGATACCGGGCGGTCCGCTGGGGCCTGACCCCGATCACCTGTCCTTCAGCCGCGACGGGAGAACATTCGCGGTATCCCATACGAACGGGAAGGTCACGACGATTGGTTTTCCGGATGGTTCTCCAATTGTTGATCGTTTTTCAGATAGTACCGATATCGTAGCAGCAGCATTTACCGCGCCGGACAATCTGCTGGTAGGGGCAGGGGCAGACGGAACGCTGCGATTGGAAAATTCAAACATGGAAAGTGTTGGCGACGTGGTGCAAGCGCACAGTCAGAGGGTTGTGGACCTTGAAGTCGCCCAAAATGCCCCGTTGCTGGCGACTTTGGGCCGGGATCAGCAGGTACGTCTCTGGCGGATTGGGATCGACCCCGGCGGCAAAGACACGCTTGTTTTGCAGAACGGGGCAAAGGCGCTGGGCATCGCTTATACGCCGGATGCAAAGTCTATAGCCATCGGTGACAGTGAGGGGAATATCTGGGTCTGGAAGATGGGGGCTTCCATGAAACCCATGCAGCTGAAGGGGCATGAAAGCCAGGTGTGGGCGATCTCTTTCTCGCTGGATGGCAAAACCATGGTGACTGGTGATCGCGAAGGCGGCTTGAAAATCTGGGACATGGCTGCCATGCGGCTGAAAAATCAACTCGATCTGGGGCAGGCTCCCGTCTGGTCGATCATGCCGGGGTCAGGTCCCGAGGTCTTTGTGGCGACAGGAGATGGAGTGCTGCAAATCGATATCTCAGAGGCTGATTTGGTCAAGAGCTTTGCGCCAGCTGACATTCAGGCAAATCGTGTCGCCGTCTCTGAAGATGGCGGCATGCTGGCAGCGGCCTCGGTGGATGGTAAGGTCTATATTTGGTCGATTGGCGACGGTCAGTTGATCAGAGTGATTGAAGCTGATGACAACACGCTTTGGAGTGTTGCTTTCAGTCGTGATGGCACACAGGCTGCAACTGCTTCCAGCGATGAGGTGGTCAAGGTGTGGGATGTTGAAACCGGCGAAGAGCTTGCCGCTTATGGTGGCCATAAGGGTGGGGCGACAGATGTTGCCTTTTTGGCGGATGAGGCAACCTTGGTGGCAATCGACCGATCTGGGGAACTGCATTGGTGGGATACCGCGACGCACCGTCGGCTCATGCCTGTCGAAAAGATTCATGCAGGCCCGACCTGGCGTATCGCGCTTGCACCTGACGGACATTCTTTTGCGACAACCAGCGAAGCCGGTGATGTTCGGGTTTGGGACAGGTTGAGCTTAGAGATCGCATGTGCGTTGGGCAGTCCAACCTTTGATGAAGGGCGCAGGGTTCAGTATTTGGGAAGCGATGAGCCAACAACGACCTGTGATGCCTTCGCGAATTGA
- the phnE gene encoding phosphonate ABC transporter, permease protein PhnE — protein MSHPELDDLLGKGWRKPAFVKNALLRWTLIVGFVAYLIAAFMTIEVDWGRVYEGLDRGWAFVLAFTSPDFISRWSDIWSGLLESIVMTVAASVVGILISIPIGLGAARNIAPLPVYVICRGIVAISRALQEIIVAILLVAIFGFGPLAGFLTLSFATIGFLSKLLAEDIETMDKVQAEAIKASGARWMQWINYGVQPQVMPRLVGLSMYRIDINFRESAILGLVGAGGIGATLNTAFDRYEYDTAAAILILIIGIVMALEYLSGIIRARVQ, from the coding sequence ATGAGCCATCCCGAACTTGATGACCTGCTGGGCAAAGGCTGGCGGAAACCGGCCTTCGTCAAAAACGCCTTACTGCGCTGGACCTTGATCGTTGGATTCGTCGCCTATCTGATTGCGGCATTTATGACCATCGAGGTGGATTGGGGCCGGGTTTATGAAGGCTTGGATCGCGGTTGGGCTTTTGTCCTTGCTTTCACAAGCCCGGATTTCATATCGCGCTGGAGCGATATCTGGAGCGGTCTTCTCGAGAGCATCGTGATGACGGTTGCAGCGTCGGTGGTGGGCATCCTGATATCGATCCCGATCGGACTGGGCGCTGCACGCAATATTGCGCCTCTCCCGGTCTATGTGATCTGCCGAGGCATTGTTGCGATCAGCCGCGCCCTGCAAGAGATCATCGTCGCCATTCTTCTGGTTGCCATCTTTGGGTTCGGACCTTTGGCCGGCTTCCTGACACTGTCCTTCGCCACTATCGGTTTCCTGTCCAAGCTCTTGGCCGAAGACATCGAGACCATGGACAAAGTACAGGCCGAGGCGATCAAAGCCTCGGGCGCGCGATGGATGCAATGGATCAACTACGGCGTGCAGCCACAGGTCATGCCGCGACTGGTCGGGCTGTCGATGTACAGGATCGATATCAACTTTCGCGAAAGTGCAATTCTTGGGCTTGTGGGGGCCGGCGGCATTGGGGCCACGCTGAATACGGCGTTTGACCGTTATGAGTATGACACTGCGGCAGCCATTCTGATCCTGATCATCGGGATCGTCATGGCGCTCGAATACCTCTCGGGTATCATCCGCGCGAGGGTCCAGTAA
- the phnE gene encoding phosphonate ABC transporter, permease protein PhnE: MPVLEHEGTQIWRRRTTGQSLVRWFCWLLGVAVFVYCWQIISASTTWFFVWDAPRIANDIWTRATPPKWDYITQLGRPIWDTLNIATLGTIIALFLAVPVAFLAARNTTPSAVFIRPIALLIIVSTRSINSLIWALLLIAIIGPGVFAGVIAIAIRSIGFCAKLLYEAIEEIDHTQVEAITATGASRWQVMAYGIVPQILPAFAGIAVFRWDINIRESTVLGLVGAGGIGLQLSASLNVLAWPQVSLILIVILIAVMISEWVSAKVRGAII; this comes from the coding sequence ATGCCAGTGCTTGAACATGAAGGTACGCAAATCTGGCGCAGACGCACGACCGGTCAAAGCCTTGTGCGTTGGTTTTGCTGGCTGTTAGGTGTGGCGGTCTTTGTCTACTGCTGGCAGATCATCTCGGCCTCGACGACATGGTTCTTTGTGTGGGACGCACCCCGGATCGCGAACGATATCTGGACCCGCGCGACACCACCAAAGTGGGATTACATCACGCAGTTAGGCCGCCCGATCTGGGACACGCTGAACATCGCCACACTTGGTACGATCATTGCGCTGTTCCTTGCCGTACCGGTCGCCTTTCTGGCCGCCCGCAACACCACGCCGTCGGCCGTGTTCATCCGCCCCATCGCGTTACTGATCATCGTCTCAACCCGCTCGATCAACTCGTTGATCTGGGCGCTTTTGTTAATCGCAATCATTGGTCCCGGAGTGTTCGCAGGTGTTATCGCCATTGCCATTCGTTCGATCGGCTTCTGCGCCAAGCTTCTCTATGAAGCCATCGAGGAAATTGATCACACCCAAGTCGAAGCCATCACCGCCACCGGCGCATCCCGCTGGCAGGTCATGGCCTATGGAATCGTCCCGCAAATATTGCCCGCCTTTGCCGGGATCGCCGTATTCCGCTGGGACATCAATATTCGCGAGTCTACGGTTCTTGGCCTTGTGGGCGCAGGCGGCATCGGGCTGCAATTGTCGGCGTCGCTGAACGTTCTCGCATGGCCGCAGGTCAGCCTTATCCTGATCGTCATTCTGATTGCCGTCATGATCAGCGAATGGGTGTCTGCCAAAGTACGAGGGGCAATTATTTGA
- the phnC gene encoding phosphonate ABC transporter ATP-binding protein, whose amino-acid sequence MLRLQKLTKTYKTGDQALKAIDLDVPKGQVLALIGPSGAGKSTMIRCINRLVEPTSGEVLLDDVDLVKLGSGALRKARREMGMIFQEYALVERLTVMENVLSGRLGYVGFWRSFLRRYPQSDVDDAFRLLDRVGLLHMADKRADELSGGQRQRVGICRALIQNPKLLLVDEPTASLDPKTSRQIMRLITELCQERGLAAIINIHDVALAQMFVPRVVGLRFGEIVFDGLPSGLTPDKLTEIYGEEDWEATIEKVEDDEEIEAAE is encoded by the coding sequence ATGCTGCGGCTTCAAAAGCTTACAAAAACTTATAAAACCGGCGATCAGGCCCTGAAGGCGATCGATCTAGATGTGCCAAAGGGCCAGGTTCTGGCGCTGATCGGGCCTTCTGGTGCTGGCAAATCCACCATGATCCGCTGCATTAACCGTTTGGTTGAACCCACAAGTGGCGAGGTTCTGCTGGACGACGTGGACCTGGTCAAACTCGGCTCGGGCGCGCTGCGGAAAGCACGTCGTGAAATGGGGATGATCTTTCAGGAATACGCACTGGTTGAACGCCTGACCGTCATGGAAAATGTACTGTCGGGACGGCTGGGATATGTTGGGTTTTGGCGGAGCTTCCTGCGACGTTACCCCCAGTCTGACGTGGATGATGCATTCCGCCTGCTGGATCGCGTGGGTCTGTTGCATATGGCCGACAAACGCGCGGACGAACTGTCAGGTGGTCAGCGTCAGCGGGTTGGAATATGCCGGGCGCTAATCCAAAATCCCAAGCTTCTGCTGGTCGATGAACCGACCGCCTCACTGGACCCAAAAACCAGCCGTCAGATCATGCGCTTGATTACCGAGCTGTGTCAGGAACGCGGATTAGCCGCGATAATCAACATTCATGACGTGGCCCTTGCGCAAATGTTCGTACCGCGCGTCGTTGGCCTACGCTTTGGTGAAATCGTATTTGACGGCCTCCCCTCTGGGCTTACGCCTGACAAGTTGACCGAAATCTATGGCGAAGAAGACTGGGAAGCGACCATAGAGAAAGTTGAAGACGACGAAGAGATCGAGGCCGCGGAATGA